A genomic segment from Flavobacterium inviolabile encodes:
- a CDS encoding 2Fe-2S iron-sulfur cluster-binding protein, with product MKVTIDGHEIEVEPGTTILQAARMIGGESVPPAMCYYSKLKGSGGKCRCCLVEVSKGSDANPTPMPKLMASCVTGVMDGMEVKSISSPRVVEARKSVTEFLLINHPLDCPVCDQAGECDLQNLSFNNGKSETRFIEEKRTFEPENIGDNIQLHMNRCILCYRCVMTADQLTDGRVHGVMNRGDHSQISTCISKAIDNEFSGNMIDVCPVGALTDKTFRFKSRVWFNKPYNAHRNCDKCCGKTTVWMFGNEIQRVTARKDIYHEVEEFICNECRFDHKNVEDWVIEGPRKFEKFSVINQNNYTRKLDKVVIDTEKQILQGREMDRKKISMVDVPLQNNGNSKS from the coding sequence ATGAAAGTTACTATAGACGGTCACGAAATAGAAGTAGAACCAGGAACCACTATCCTGCAAGCTGCTAGAATGATTGGAGGCGAGTCGGTTCCACCGGCAATGTGCTATTATTCTAAATTAAAAGGAAGCGGTGGAAAATGCCGTTGCTGTTTAGTAGAAGTATCCAAAGGTAGTGATGCTAACCCTACTCCTATGCCTAAATTAATGGCATCATGCGTTACAGGTGTAATGGATGGTATGGAAGTAAAAAGTATCTCTTCCCCGAGAGTTGTAGAAGCCCGGAAATCGGTTACCGAATTTTTATTAATCAACCACCCGTTAGACTGTCCGGTTTGTGATCAGGCAGGGGAATGTGATTTACAAAACCTAAGCTTTAACAACGGAAAATCGGAAACCCGTTTTATTGAAGAAAAAAGAACATTTGAACCGGAAAATATCGGTGATAACATTCAATTGCACATGAACCGTTGTATCCTTTGCTATCGTTGTGTAATGACAGCAGATCAGTTAACGGACGGACGTGTACACGGGGTTATGAATCGCGGAGACCACTCCCAGATTTCAACCTGTATTTCCAAAGCGATTGACAATGAATTCTCCGGAAACATGATTGACGTTTGTCCTGTGGGTGCTTTAACCGACAAGACTTTCCGTTTCAAATCCAGAGTTTGGTTTAACAAACCATATAATGCTCATAGAAATTGCGACAAATGCTGCGGAAAAACTACGGTTTGGATGTTTGGAAACGAAATCCAGCGTGTTACAGCCCGTAAAGATATTTACCACGAAGTGGAAGAATTTATCTGTAACGAATGTCGTTTCGACCACAAAAACGTAGAAGACTGGGTAATTGAAGGACCTCGTAAATTCGAGAAATTCTCGGTTATCAACCAGAACAACTATACCCGCAAACTGGATAAAGTGGTTATCGATACTGAAAAACAAATTCTTCAGGGTCGTGAAATGGACAGAAAGAAAATTAGTATGGTGGATGTTCCTTTACAGAACAACGGAAATTCTAAATCATAA
- the nuoH gene encoding NADH-quinone oxidoreductase subunit NuoH — protein sequence METPIIIEKSVIIIAVFAITMIMAMYSTLAERKIAAWLQDRVGPNRAGKGGILQPLADGLKLFSKEEFLPNTPNKFLFTIGPAISMSMALITSAVIPWGDKLHLFGRDIILQATDIDVAILYVFGVLSVSVYGIMIGGWASNNKFSLMSAMRAASQMISYEVAMGLSIIALVMMTETLSLREIAAQQSGMNWNVFYQPLGFLIFLVCSFAETNRTPFDLAECEAELIGGYHTEYSSMKMGFYLFAEYASMFISSTILAVLYFGAYNYPGMDWAVENWGVNAANVIGMCVLFAKICFFIFFYMWVRWTIPRFRYDQLMNLGWKMLFPLAIINILITGAVILLFQ from the coding sequence ATGGAGACTCCAATTATCATAGAGAAAAGTGTCATTATCATAGCTGTTTTTGCTATTACCATGATAATGGCGATGTATTCTACATTAGCAGAGCGTAAAATTGCAGCTTGGCTACAGGACCGTGTTGGTCCTAACCGTGCCGGTAAAGGAGGTATTTTACAACCCCTTGCCGATGGTTTAAAATTATTCTCAAAAGAAGAATTCCTGCCGAATACCCCTAATAAATTCTTATTTACGATTGGTCCGGCAATCTCCATGAGTATGGCATTAATTACCAGTGCTGTAATTCCATGGGGCGATAAATTACACTTATTCGGAAGGGATATTATCCTGCAGGCTACCGATATTGACGTAGCGATCTTATACGTTTTTGGCGTATTATCCGTGAGTGTTTACGGAATCATGATTGGTGGATGGGCATCGAACAACAAGTTCTCGTTAATGAGTGCTATGCGTGCCGCTTCCCAGATGATCTCCTATGAAGTAGCAATGGGATTATCCATTATTGCTTTGGTAATGATGACCGAAACCCTAAGCCTTCGTGAAATCGCCGCACAACAATCCGGCATGAACTGGAATGTATTTTACCAGCCTTTAGGCTTCCTGATTTTCCTGGTATGTTCTTTCGCAGAAACGAACAGAACGCCATTTGACCTTGCGGAATGTGAGGCGGAGCTTATCGGTGGATACCACACGGAATATTCGTCCATGAAAATGGGATTCTATTTGTTCGCGGAATATGCGAGTATGTTTATTTCCTCAACCATTTTAGCTGTATTGTATTTCGGAGCCTATAACTATCCGGGTATGGACTGGGCTGTTGAAAACTGGGGTGTAAACGCTGCAAACGTGATTGGAATGTGTGTGTTGTTTGCCAAAATCTGTTTCTTCATCTTCTTCTATATGTGGGTAAGATGGACAATCCCGAGATTTAGATACGATCAATTGATGAATTTAGGATGGAAAATGTTATTTCCTCTTGCTATTATAAACATTCTTATAACAGGAGCAGTAATCTTACTTTTCCAATAA
- the nuoI gene encoding NADH-quinone oxidoreductase subunit NuoI encodes MSLDTISLSGRKKEVSNKKMTFWESLYLVAIFKGLIITIKHLFKRKVTIKYPEQKREFSPVYRGQHMLMRDDEGRERCTACGLCALSCPAEAITMKAEERKPEEKHLYREEKYASIYEINMLRCIFCGLCEEACPKEAIFLTKSKVIVKSSSNREDFIYGKDKLVMPLEMAIQNTNQHKAS; translated from the coding sequence ATGTCATTAGATACAATTTCATTATCAGGAAGAAAAAAAGAGGTTTCCAACAAAAAGATGACTTTTTGGGAAAGCCTTTATCTGGTTGCGATATTCAAAGGATTAATCATTACGATCAAACACTTATTCAAAAGAAAAGTAACGATTAAATATCCGGAACAAAAACGTGAATTCAGTCCCGTTTACCGCGGTCAGCACATGCTGATGCGTGATGACGAGGGAAGAGAGCGCTGTACCGCCTGCGGACTTTGTGCGCTATCCTGCCCGGCAGAAGCCATCACGATGAAAGCAGAAGAACGCAAACCGGAAGAAAAACATTTGTACAGAGAAGAGAAATATGCTTCTATTTATGAAATCAACATGCTGCGTTGCATTTTCTGCGGATTGTGTGAAGAAGCCTGTCCGAAAGAAGCGATTTTCCTTACAAAATCAAAAGTAATCGTAAAATCAAGCAGCAACCGCGAGGATTTTATTTACGGAAAAGACAAATTGGTTATGCCGTTAGAAATGGCCATACAAAATACTAATCAGCATAAGGCAAGTTAA
- a CDS encoding NADH-quinone oxidoreductase subunit J family protein: MIEVLFYILSTITLGTALLTIFSRNPIHSAIYLVICFFSIAGHYLMLNAQFLAIVHIIVYSGAIMILMLFTIMLMNLNKDHEKHKPKLIIFAATIAFCLVALVLLAALLKTKPVVESYYQSGEDFQSIKVLGQVLLNEYMVPFEFASVLLLVAMIGAVLISKKEKQKA; the protein is encoded by the coding sequence ATGATTGAAGTTTTATTTTATATACTATCGACCATTACACTGGGAACTGCTCTTCTGACAATTTTCAGCAGAAACCCGATTCACAGTGCTATTTATCTGGTTATTTGTTTCTTTTCGATTGCCGGTCATTATTTAATGCTGAATGCACAGTTCCTTGCAATTGTACACATCATTGTCTATTCGGGCGCCATCATGATCCTGATGCTATTTACCATCATGTTAATGAACCTGAACAAAGATCACGAAAAGCATAAACCTAAATTAATAATCTTTGCCGCTACCATCGCCTTCTGCCTTGTAGCATTAGTATTATTAGCTGCTTTATTAAAAACAAAACCGGTTGTAGAAAGTTACTACCAGTCCGGTGAAGATTTCCAGTCTATTAAAGTTCTTGGACAGGTATTGTTAAACGAATACATGGTTCCTTTTGAATTTGCTTCGGTATTACTTTTAGTAGCCATGATTGGAGCAGTATTAATTTCTAAAAAAGAGAAACAAAAAGCCTAA
- the nuoK gene encoding NADH-quinone oxidoreductase subunit NuoK, whose protein sequence is MEHILKEIGVETYLYLSALLFSIGVFGILLRRNAIIMFMSIEIMLNAVNLLLVAFSTFHQDASGQVFVFFSMAVAAAEVAVGLAILVSIFRNLGSIDIDNLKNLKG, encoded by the coding sequence ATGGAACATATTTTAAAAGAAATTGGTGTAGAAACCTACTTATATTTATCCGCTCTGTTATTCAGCATAGGTGTTTTTGGAATTCTTTTACGTAGAAATGCCATCATCATGTTTATGTCAATTGAGATTATGTTAAACGCTGTAAACCTTTTGTTAGTAGCTTTTTCTACTTTCCATCAGGATGCATCGGGACAGGTATTCGTATTTTTCTCAATGGCAGTAGCTGCCGCAGAAGTAGCTGTAGGTCTGGCGATTTTAGTTTCTATTTTCAGAAACTTAGGATCGATCGATATTGATAATTTAAAGAATTTAAAAGGATAA
- the nuoL gene encoding NADH-quinone oxidoreductase subunit L, with translation METSLVLLLLLAPFVGFLSNIFFGKQLGKSGSGILGTLAVVVSFLVTSYFFIQVSGSKQPIHVHLFDWISLGKFNINFDILLDQLSLLWLMFVTGIGSLIHIYSISYMHDDENMHKFFAYLNLFIFFMITLVVGSNLLIMFIGWEGVGLCSYLLIGFWYKNQDYNDAAKKAFIMNRIGDLGFLVGIFIIGYLFNSLDFMTIKHAVLTGSNPEMATWLSIATLCLFIGAAGKSAQIPLYTWLPDAMAGPTPVSALIHAATMVTAGIFMITRLNFLFDLTPDVQSIIAVVGAITSLVAASIGLVQNDIKKVLAYSTVSQLGLMFLALGLGAYEIAVFHVITHAFFKACLFLGSGSVIHALHGEQDMRKMGGLKSVMKVTYLTFLLATLAISGIPPFAGFFSKDEILMVAFHQNKALWVIAALASIMTAFYMFRLLYLTFFKEFRGTAEQKHHLHESPGLITFPLIVLGILSVIGGAISLPGNSWLNDYLAPIFAHKVHVEHHLGTTEYMLMAFAVIGALIGIGIAYSKYIKQAQVPAEDEQITGFAKVLYNKYYVDETYMAVIVKPIYSLAKFFRDYIETGLSQIIFGFGSVADGLALQGKKLQNGNIGFYLFAFVFGLCSVVFYLFFLR, from the coding sequence ATGGAGACAAGTTTAGTTTTACTCTTATTATTGGCCCCTTTTGTCGGGTTTTTATCTAATATATTTTTTGGAAAGCAGCTGGGTAAAAGCGGTTCCGGAATTTTAGGAACACTTGCCGTAGTGGTTTCTTTCCTGGTTACTTCCTATTTCTTCATTCAGGTAAGCGGAAGCAAACAACCTATACATGTTCATTTATTTGACTGGATTTCTTTAGGGAAATTCAACATCAACTTTGATATATTATTAGATCAGCTATCCTTGTTATGGCTAATGTTCGTAACAGGAATCGGATCGTTAATCCATATCTACTCCATCAGCTATATGCATGATGACGAGAACATGCACAAATTCTTTGCCTATCTGAATTTGTTTATCTTCTTTATGATCACTTTGGTTGTAGGAAGCAACTTATTGATCATGTTCATCGGTTGGGAAGGTGTTGGATTGTGTTCCTATTTATTAATCGGATTCTGGTATAAGAATCAGGACTATAACGATGCGGCTAAAAAAGCCTTTATCATGAACCGTATCGGGGATTTAGGTTTCCTTGTGGGGATCTTTATCATCGGATACCTGTTCAACTCTTTGGACTTCATGACCATCAAACATGCGGTATTAACCGGTTCTAACCCGGAAATGGCAACATGGTTAAGCATTGCAACATTGTGCTTGTTTATTGGTGCTGCCGGTAAAAGTGCCCAGATCCCGTTATACACCTGGCTACCGGACGCGATGGCTGGACCAACTCCTGTTTCGGCTTTAATTCACGCCGCTACGATGGTTACTGCCGGTATCTTTATGATCACCCGTTTAAACTTCCTTTTCGACCTAACTCCGGATGTTCAGAGCATCATCGCGGTTGTGGGAGCAATTACCTCTCTGGTTGCGGCTTCTATCGGACTGGTACAAAACGATATCAAAAAAGTATTGGCCTACTCCACTGTTTCCCAGTTAGGATTAATGTTCCTGGCTTTAGGATTGGGTGCCTATGAAATTGCTGTTTTCCACGTAATCACACACGCTTTCTTTAAAGCCTGTTTGTTCCTGGGTTCCGGTTCGGTTATCCACGCTTTACACGGCGAACAGGACATGCGCAAAATGGGTGGTTTAAAAAGCGTAATGAAAGTGACTTACCTGACTTTCCTATTAGCAACATTGGCTATTTCCGGAATACCGCCATTTGCCGGTTTCTTCTCTAAAGATGAAATCCTGATGGTTGCCTTCCATCAAAATAAAGCGCTTTGGGTTATTGCAGCCTTAGCGTCTATTATGACTGCGTTCTATATGTTCCGTTTGTTATACCTGACGTTCTTTAAAGAATTCAGAGGTACTGCAGAACAAAAACACCATTTGCATGAAAGTCCGGGATTAATCACGTTCCCGTTAATCGTTTTAGGGATCCTTTCGGTTATTGGCGGAGCGATCAGCCTGCCGGGCAACAGTTGGTTAAACGACTATTTAGCGCCTATTTTTGCACACAAAGTTCACGTAGAACACCATTTGGGTACAACAGAATATATGTTGATGGCCTTTGCAGTTATCGGAGCTTTAATCGGTATCGGAATTGCTTATTCAAAATATATCAAACAAGCGCAGGTTCCTGCAGAAGACGAACAAATTACAGGCTTTGCCAAAGTATTGTACAACAAATATTATGTTGACGAGACTTATATGGCCGTTATTGTAAAACCTATTTACAGTCTTGCTAAATTCTTCAGAGATTATATCGAAACCGGATTATCACAAATAATCTTCGGATTCGGATCTGTTGCTGACGGATTGGCTTTACAAGGTAAAAAATTACAAAACGGAAATATTGGTTTCTATTTATTCGCCTTTGTATTCGGACTTTGTTCGGTAGTGTTTTATTTATTCTTTTTACGATAA
- a CDS encoding complex I subunit 4 family protein, whose protein sequence is MDVTILLLILLLGAVATYFSGNKNASKVALLFSVVALGASLMILNQFSQGTDSSFSAVWMTNPNILFSLKADGLSLAMVVLTTALTPLILLSSFGNNFNNARNFYALVLFMSFAMVGTFLASDGFLYYIFWELSLIPIYFIALLWGNGDAAERKKAVIKFFIYTFAGSLFMLVGFIYLYQKAGSFQLDKLYALELTSTEEFWIFLAFFFAYAIKIPIIPFHTWQANVYQKAPTVGTMLLSGIMLKMGLYSVIRWQLPIAPNAAKEMLYPIIGLSIAGVIYGSIVALKQKDLKKLLAYSSLAHVGLIAAGCYTLTLDGFRGAVLQMIAHGFVIVGLFFAVEVIYRRFETRTIHDMGGIRTQSPKFASMFMILVLASVALPGTFNFVGEFTVLYSLFTVNLAFAIVGGTTIILGAFYMLRMFQHVMLGETNAKPFADVSVNEGIVFVVIIGFLLFFGLYPKPIIELITPSLQEILVHIK, encoded by the coding sequence ATGGACGTAACTATATTATTATTAATTTTATTACTAGGAGCTGTAGCAACCTATTTCTCCGGAAATAAAAATGCTTCAAAAGTAGCTTTACTTTTCAGTGTGGTTGCTTTAGGTGCTTCCCTTATGATTTTAAACCAGTTTAGTCAGGGTACAGACAGTAGCTTTTCCGCTGTCTGGATGACGAATCCTAACATACTGTTTTCCTTAAAAGCCGACGGTCTTTCACTGGCAATGGTGGTTTTAACAACTGCTTTAACGCCTTTGATCCTGCTTTCTTCTTTTGGAAACAACTTTAACAATGCCAGAAATTTTTATGCCTTAGTGCTGTTTATGTCATTCGCCATGGTGGGGACATTCTTAGCCTCCGACGGTTTCCTGTACTATATTTTCTGGGAGCTTTCTTTAATTCCAATCTACTTTATCGCGTTACTATGGGGTAATGGCGATGCCGCAGAACGTAAAAAAGCCGTTATTAAATTCTTTATCTACACCTTTGCCGGATCTTTATTCATGCTGGTTGGTTTTATTTATTTATACCAGAAAGCAGGAAGTTTCCAGTTGGATAAATTATACGCTTTGGAATTAACGTCAACAGAAGAATTCTGGATTTTCTTAGCGTTCTTTTTTGCTTATGCTATTAAAATTCCAATCATTCCTTTCCACACCTGGCAGGCGAATGTGTACCAAAAAGCACCAACCGTAGGTACGATGTTATTATCCGGTATCATGCTGAAAATGGGATTGTATTCCGTTATCCGCTGGCAGTTGCCAATCGCACCAAATGCGGCTAAAGAAATGCTGTATCCGATTATCGGATTGAGTATTGCCGGTGTCATTTACGGTTCTATTGTTGCTTTAAAACAAAAAGACTTAAAGAAATTATTAGCCTATTCCTCTTTAGCCCACGTTGGCTTAATCGCAGCAGGATGCTATACGCTCACTTTGGATGGTTTCAGAGGAGCTGTTTTACAAATGATTGCCCACGGTTTTGTAATTGTTGGTTTATTCTTCGCAGTAGAAGTAATCTACAGACGTTTCGAAACCCGTACAATCCATGATATGGGTGGTATCCGAACACAGTCGCCTAAATTTGCGTCCATGTTCATGATTCTGGTTTTAGCTTCCGTAGCATTACCGGGAACCTTTAACTTTGTAGGTGAATTTACCGTATTATACAGCTTGTTCACCGTTAATTTAGCTTTTGCTATCGTAGGCGGAACAACAATTATTTTAGGAGCTTTCTATATGTTAAGAATGTTCCAGCACGTAATGTTAGGAGAAACTAATGCAAAACCGTTTGCAGATGTTAGTGTTAACGAAGGAATTGTATTTGTGGTAATCATCGGATTCTTATTGTTCTTCGGATTGTATCCGAAACCGATAATCGAATTGATTACACCAAGTTTACAAGAGATTTTAGTACATATTAAATAA
- a CDS encoding NADH-quinone oxidoreductase subunit N yields the protein MSTIIAIAVLGIICLIAEIFNLRKAIVPVTVIGLLAILGITVAEFNVTESYYNNMIVVNRFTVTFSSLFILLTVFLVTLSHNFYKDRPSKLSDFVAIKIFLLLGAVAMVSFGNLAMFFLGIEILSISLYILAGSNPVSLKSNEAGMKYFLMGSFASGIILFGIALIYGAVASFDMNMIYEASNSATTVDWFYIGVCMITVGMLFKIATVPFHFWAPDVYEGAPSLTTATMSTLAKVVAMATFFKLNLAMNGNMNFAYETVIVIISIASMTVGNIMALRQNNIKRMLAFSGISHAGFMLMALLNLTSATGSLFYYTVAYTLAGIAAFAVILYVCNGKDNENIDNFNGLGKTKPLMAMILSASLLSMAGIPIFSGFFAKFFILNQTLQAGYLILVIAGIINSIISVYYYFRVISAMYTKEASEEAKPVPFEFYIVAVVAIGLNIAIGLFPSALMDLL from the coding sequence ATGAGTACAATAATAGCAATTGCAGTATTAGGTATTATCTGCCTTATAGCTGAAATTTTCAACTTAAGAAAAGCCATTGTTCCCGTAACAGTAATAGGGTTATTGGCAATTTTGGGTATTACCGTGGCTGAATTTAATGTAACGGAAAGTTATTACAACAACATGATTGTTGTGAATCGCTTTACCGTAACGTTCTCCAGTTTATTCATTTTGTTAACCGTATTTCTGGTTACGTTAAGTCATAACTTTTACAAAGACCGTCCTTCAAAATTATCCGATTTTGTAGCAATAAAAATATTCCTGCTATTAGGAGCTGTAGCTATGGTTTCTTTCGGAAACCTGGCAATGTTCTTCTTAGGCATCGAGATCTTATCTATCTCTTTATACATCCTTGCCGGTAGTAACCCTGTAAGCTTAAAAAGTAATGAAGCCGGTATGAAATACTTCCTGATGGGATCTTTTGCATCCGGAATTATTCTTTTCGGTATTGCTTTAATATATGGTGCCGTAGCGTCATTTGACATGAACATGATTTATGAAGCGTCAAACTCTGCTACTACGGTAGACTGGTTCTATATCGGGGTATGTATGATTACCGTAGGTATGCTGTTCAAAATCGCCACTGTACCTTTCCATTTCTGGGCACCGGATGTTTATGAAGGCGCTCCGTCGCTAACTACAGCAACAATGAGTACCCTGGCAAAAGTAGTTGCCATGGCGACATTCTTCAAATTGAATCTGGCAATGAACGGCAACATGAACTTTGCTTATGAAACGGTTATTGTAATCATTTCTATCGCTTCCATGACCGTAGGAAATATCATGGCATTACGCCAAAACAACATTAAGAGAATGCTTGCCTTTTCCGGTATTTCCCATGCCGGTTTTATGCTAATGGCATTATTAAACCTTACCAGTGCAACGGGAAGTTTATTCTACTATACCGTAGCCTATACATTGGCAGGAATCGCTGCTTTTGCTGTAATCCTTTATGTATGTAATGGTAAAGACAATGAAAACATTGACAACTTTAACGGATTGGGTAAAACCAAACCACTAATGGCAATGATCCTTTCGGCTTCTTTATTATCAATGGCCGGTATTCCGATTTTCTCCGGTTTCTTTGCAAAATTCTTTATCCTGAACCAGACTTTACAGGCAGGATATTTAATATTGGTTATTGCCGGAATTATAAACTCTATCATTAGTGTTTACTACTATTTCCGAGTAATCAGTGCCATGTACACCAAAGAAGCTTCCGAAGAAGCAAAACCGGTTCCGTTTGAATTCTATATCGTAGCGGTAGTTGCCATCGGGTTAAACATTGCTATTGGTTTATTCCCGTCTGCTTTAATGGATCTGTTATAA
- a CDS encoding Y-family DNA polymerase, with translation MYALVDCNNFYASCERVFQPQYAGKPVVILSNNDGCIISRSEEAKALGIPMGAPEFKVRDQLKQLNVKVFSSNYPLYGDLSQRVMNILRQFTPNVEEYSIDEAFLNFDGLAIADYHDYGVQMKKRVQKWISIPICVGIAPTKGLSKVANKIAKKFQERTGGVYVIDNDEKRIKALKWTKIEDVWGIGYRLIKKVKAQHIHTAYDFTLPQHEAWIKREMGVIGLRLRSELLGRSVLELEEHQDSKKSIAITRSFEKKLSDYREIRERIATFASVCAEKLRKQQSCCYSVIVLLVKDKQRSKTKRYYYSQMENLSFASNSNITISNMAVTILEKLYEPNEVYLKAGVIVTQLLPQDQKQLHLFEDENPKHLKLMEVMDAYHRKTGERKIRLGSQDLQKTWKMKQQHLSPNYTTNIKEIMEVVCR, from the coding sequence ATGTATGCACTGGTAGACTGTAACAACTTTTACGCTTCCTGCGAACGCGTATTCCAACCCCAATATGCAGGCAAACCCGTTGTCATTTTATCCAACAACGACGGTTGTATCATTTCGCGCAGTGAAGAAGCCAAAGCTTTGGGAATCCCTATGGGCGCTCCGGAGTTCAAAGTACGGGACCAGCTGAAACAACTCAACGTCAAAGTATTTTCATCCAATTATCCTTTATATGGCGATTTAAGCCAACGGGTAATGAACATCCTCCGGCAGTTTACACCCAATGTGGAAGAATACAGTATTGACGAAGCCTTTTTAAACTTTGACGGCCTGGCTATTGCCGATTACCACGACTATGGCGTGCAGATGAAAAAACGGGTACAAAAATGGATCAGTATCCCAATTTGCGTTGGCATTGCACCCACCAAAGGCCTCTCTAAAGTGGCCAACAAGATTGCCAAGAAATTCCAGGAACGTACCGGTGGCGTATATGTGATAGATAACGACGAAAAACGGATCAAAGCACTCAAATGGACTAAAATTGAAGACGTTTGGGGCATTGGCTACCGGCTGATCAAAAAAGTAAAAGCACAGCATATCCATACCGCTTACGATTTTACCTTACCACAGCACGAAGCCTGGATTAAACGGGAAATGGGCGTTATCGGACTGCGGTTGCGCAGTGAACTGCTGGGCAGATCCGTCTTGGAACTCGAAGAACATCAGGACTCTAAAAAAAGTATTGCCATAACCCGGAGCTTTGAAAAGAAACTATCCGATTACCGGGAAATCCGGGAACGCATCGCGACCTTTGCTTCCGTTTGTGCCGAAAAACTCCGCAAACAGCAATCCTGCTGCTATAGCGTAATTGTACTATTGGTAAAAGACAAACAGCGGTCCAAAACCAAACGATACTATTACAGCCAGATGGAAAACCTGTCCTTTGCCAGCAATTCCAACATAACGATCAGCAATATGGCGGTCACTATCCTGGAAAAACTATACGAACCCAATGAAGTTTACCTGAAAGCCGGAGTGATTGTAACCCAGCTCCTGCCGCAGGATCAGAAACAGCTGCACCTGTTTGAAGATGAAAACCCGAAACACCTCAAACTGATGGAAGTCATGGATGCCTATCACCGGAAAACCGGCGAACGAAAAATCAGGCTGGGTAGCCAGGATTTACAGAAAACCTGGAAAATGAAACAGCAACATCTGTCGCCAAATTATACAACAAACATTAAAGAGATCATGGAAGTCGTATGCCGTTAG
- a CDS encoding LexA family protein: MPLAKKNLSFFIPDSENALELPFISAGIKAGFPSPAADFDGTKISLDKVVVKNQEATFYARAKGNSMTGAGIDDGDILVIDKSLEPKNNKIAVCYIDGEFTVKRIKIEKDCVYLVPENSDYEPIKVTEENELIIWGIVTYVLKSV; encoded by the coding sequence ATGCCGTTAGCAAAAAAGAACCTCAGCTTTTTTATCCCCGATTCGGAAAACGCTTTAGAACTGCCTTTTATATCAGCCGGTATTAAAGCGGGATTTCCCTCGCCTGCTGCCGATTTTGACGGAACAAAAATCAGCCTTGATAAGGTTGTCGTTAAAAATCAGGAAGCAACGTTCTATGCCCGTGCCAAAGGAAACTCAATGACCGGAGCCGGAATTGATGATGGCGATATATTAGTAATCGACAAAAGTCTGGAACCCAAAAACAACAAAATCGCCGTGTGTTATATTGACGGGGAATTTACCGTAAAACGGATTAAAATAGAAAAAGACTGTGTGTATCTCGTTCCGGAAAATTCCGATTATGAACCGATAAAAGTAACGGAAGAAAACGAACTCATTATTTGGGGAATTGTAACCTATGTGTTGAAAAGCGTTTAG